Below is a genomic region from Drosophila kikkawai strain 14028-0561.14 chromosome X, DkikHiC1v2, whole genome shotgun sequence.
TCGCCCGAATTGGAATCATTCTCCTCCTCAATCCTTGCAGGATTGGATTCCTCCGATGACTTCAGGCTCACAATGCTGGCATTATCGCCATGCGAATGTGGCCGAAAACCTGGACCCGGTGGCAAATTCTTTTGGACGCAACAATTGACGCCGGGACTGAAATGCAGCTCGACATGGAAACGTTCCTCGGATGTGGGATCCTTGGTGGGATCCTCGTACAGCATAATCACAATCTGTGACATGTAATTCAGTTCGGATACCATGGATATATAGTCCATGGCGCGACGCCATTGCTCATCGGTGACAACATTGAGGAGCTCGCCATAGCGTAAAACCGTGAGCAACGAATGGACATGCGATTCGCTGGTAAAATACAACCTCGTACGGACATGCCGCTGGGGACTGGCAACGCCATGACTATAATGCGGATTCAAACGATTCATAAACTCATCCTCCACCTCGTCAATGTTGTGCTGCAGATCGCCCTTGATCTTGCGCAGCAACGGTGAACAAATGCCTTGGCCAATGGCCAGTTTCTCCTGCGGCGTCAGGCCATATTCCTGCGGTATCACTATATCGGCCAGATTCTTGGCATAAATATACAACTCCTCGGCCTGATCGTACTGCAATGTGTGCTGATTGTGCTGCAAATCGTACTTGATGCAATCGTAAATGTCGGGTATCTTGGAGATGTCGAAGAGCTTCGATTTGGTACTGAAATCCTTTTCGATTTTCTCCCAGCGACAACGCATTAGGTCCCAGGTTTCGCCATGATAGAGGATAGCATCCTTGGTCTTGGGATCGTCCTTCTTGATGCTAATGATGTGGAGTAGCTCGCGGATGAGCAGCAGGACATGGTGACAACAGTCCACTGGGTTCTTGACAAAGTCCAGAGCCTGGGTGATGGATTTGCTGTTGCAGGGATTGATCAGTTCGCGGTCTACCTTGGTGAACTCGCGATCGTTCTGCATGAGCTCGTGCAGGCGACCCTTGGCCCTGGAAGGGGGATTAATTAATATAGATATTGGTATTCAGTAATTTTCTTGTGGGTTTTCTTACATAaacttattaattttaatatttaatatttaatttattttatatttttaatatttaattatttaggaATGTACATTTATCGATAGGGAAAATATCAATATTCCATCGAGAGCATTAAATTTGAGAtatcgaaattttaaatattgaaaaatattgaatttaaaagtaaataatctatgataataaattattatattttaataaaacccTCGGGGGTTttctaatattaattttttattttattttattaattttttagatttttttgaTGTAAATCGAAAGGAAAATTCCAATAATATCAAAGCAATTTCAATATCCTATTAAAAGCTTCCTAAAAGTTAATAtatcgaaattttaaatattaaaaaatattgaatttaaaattaaaaaatcagtataagagaaaattattaaattttacttaaaaaaaaaaattatataatcgAACAATAtcatatttaaagtaaaatatttataatctatatatattatatttaaacttcaaattatcgataaatatatatataaaaaaaatatatatatatataaaattaaaaaaaaaaattaaaacaaaatttacaccacatttatatttaatcgatatattaaggggggggtaaggtatttaattttttttttcgtaaatttttttttattttttattttaaaagttcaatatcttaagaatattgtgtccaagttttacatcaatcaaagtaaaattgacgaagttatgcggagttgaacgaaggtcgtctggtgttcaatgcatgagaatcacaaagtttaaagcgctctcctgaaaaatgccattttgaaaatcggtgtacacgataactaaaaatatactgaaccaatcggtttgaaatttggaacataacttctttagataattctacaggtattctcgtcgagctttttttaatttttaattttcttatattttttatttaacaaattaacttaattttttagtcaaaaatcggggttttgacttcaaattttgataaaaaatagggaaaaaattttaaaaataaaaacgcttcgagaatacctcgggacacttatcctttaacgaatgaggtataatttttgtagatcggatgattctgtggacagttaggatgtacaccgcaaaccaactttttttggaggcgactcgggagattccctataactcctctacctctaaatatttttcaatacaaaatttatcacaaactgttgaaatgttgtgttattatatggtatttaattcgttaagctagctttagccgtttcgccacaacatttttttgaaaagtgggcatttttgcaccgaattaaccttaccccccccttaaacataatatcgatttttcaaaaaccgtacaaaaaatcgattttcatatcgattaattgttattttcaTCAAAAAAGCTACTCACAGATTCTGATACTTGCTGGAATCGCAGTCATTGTCCAGCAGCCCATTGGTATTGGCGCTCTTCACCATTTGGACAAGAATGGGCGTCAGCTCTCCCTCCAGGGCCAGCAGACCCTTGGCAAAAGCGGCAGCGGTCATTTGGACACGCCCCTCGTCCGAGGCATAGATTTTCAAATCATGACGGAATGTGGAGTGTAACCTGGTTTCCAAATAAAACATCATCAACTACAAGAGTTTTCCAACTAAAATCGAAGGAACTTCCTACCTCAAGAGTCCCAATCCCTGGGTGCCCGAATAATCCGCTCTACCCTGTCCACCCGGATACATGCACCGAAAGATGCGGCCCAGCTCCTCCGCCTGAATGCGACCCGCCGGTGTTAGTTCACCGCCCCACTTGAGGATGAGGACCAGCGATGGCTCCGCCGGCTGATCGGCTGCTAGATTGGCTTCACATTGGTTAGTACTCATCGTTGGGAGTTGGACTTTTCTAGTACTTACTGTCATCGGAGCTGGAGCCACGGGGTCGTCCCTTGGGCTGGTATTTCATTTGCACCTTGCGATTGATGCCCGAAAAGTGACCGTACATCTCGAGGACATTCTTTAGCTGCTCCAGCTTGCTCTCCTTCTCCTCGATCTCGGCATGGGCCTTGGTGTGGATCTCGCTAAGCAGGAAGCGGGCAATGTCCAGGATCTCCTGCAGCTGCTTGGGTCGCTTGAGCTTGACATGGCCCAGCTTGTAGCCATTGTACTTGGCAAAGATTTCAAAGAATCtgggaaaaaaagggaaataaataaagcaaaagcCTGATAGTAAGGATAATGGATCTACTCACTTCGGATGCCGCACCTCCACCTTCATCTTCTGCTTGGGCGTACGATCACCATGACGTATAACAGCCACCACGCAGCGCAGTTCCATCATCTTGCCAAAGGTGGTGGGCACAATGGGTGGATCATCCAGTTGGAAGGGCACAGACCAGGGTATATGCAGCGTTGGCGTTAGCTCCCTCAATATCATATTGCCCAGAATCTTGGCACAGTCAtcgtaatatttatttgaattcttCACGAAACTAAAACCATTCACATCGCAGACATAGCTCTTGCCATTGGCTCGTAGCAAATCAAAGCCGCAAACCGTTTGCTTAAAGGCCAGACACACCTTCCGGGAGATGAGCTTCTCGGAGTGATTTAGAATGACAGGATAGCGTATCTCCTTGCCCTCGCTATCGCGTTCAACTTTGCCATCCAGGGCAGGACTCTTGCGTGCCTCCGCATGGGCATAGTCGGGACCCACAGTGTAGACCTTGACATCGGTGCCTGAAAAGTATACTAAGTTGTAAAGGTGATGCTGGATTCAGTGCGTTCGACTGGCGGCCACTGGTGTGTTTCGTTTGGgtgtttctttatttctatttatttttatatatttaaattgatttttgtttgtgttttttcggtttatttttcttatttttaatttttgtattaaaaaatttatatcaGTGAACTTGACGATGAGCGGCGCGTGCGGAGCGAGACGCAGGACAAGGCACAATGAGCGATGCTTCGTTGCAGGATTAGATCAAAGACAATAAAAGCTATAAGATGCATAGCGCCAAAGGTAAACTCTAAGCTCTCTGGAGAGAGAGCGCATCTACTACGCTCTCTCTTAGCTCTCTTCAGAGAGAGCGCATCTATTTCGCTCTCTCTTAGCTCTCTACAGAGAGAGCGCAACTTTTACGCTCTCAAATTTAGCTAAAGAGAGAGAGGCGTTATGCATTTTATAGTTACTAAGATGCATAGCGCCAAGGGCTCTTTCTAAACTCTCTTGAGAGAGAGCGCAACTTTTACGCTCTCAAATTCagcaaaagagagcgagagaggcgTTATGCATCTTATAGCTACTAAAATCTTTCTTTAAAGTGAGTTTTAAAAAGTGTTTTGAGTTTCGAGTTTCGAGCCAAAGCCATAACAACAACAGACAGCCAGAGCGAGTATTGGATATGGTAAACAGGATATGGAAAGGATAAGGAATcaggtatatatataaaagagtATATATAGGATACACGGGATCTTGGCACAACAGCATTTGGAGCAAAGGGATTCAAAGAGAGAGCAAGTTGCATACCATCGGTGGGCATAAAATCCTCATAGATGAAGGAGCCTGTCTTGCGGACACGCGACTCTGGTGAATAAACGCTGCTCCGGCTGCCAATTTTACGAAAAAGCCGCTGGCTACCGCCACCCGCCGATGTGGGatagtatatataaatgttgtGATCCTCCGCCGAAACGGGTTTCTCCACAAACGGTTTGTTGAACGTAATGCCATTCACCTCCACATGGTCCTCGGATTCGATGAGTTCGTGATCTAAGTGGAAAGAGGGGTTTAAAAGATGTTAGTTTATTGTTACAAGCCAAATTTGATAGCTTTACTTACGCTTTGGATCTGGGGAATCCCGATCGAGGACAGCATAGCGCGGTATCTCGATGCCCTCCTTCTCCAGAATGGCATAGACCCGCCTGCGGTCCTGGATATCGTACTGCATATGCAGGTTGTTCAGCACAAAGGGATTCCGCAGCTGGGCATACTCGATGGCCTTCTCCAGCGGGAAGCCCTTCGAGTGGAACGAGACCAGGCAGTCGCAGGTGGGCCAATTCTGGACGGGTTCACGCAATATAACATTCTCCTCAAATGTCACCAGTTTGATAAACTCAAATTCCCCCAATCGTGTCAATATCTCCTTCATGGGCTTCGATTGGGTCTTCTTGGCCATGGCACAGATACCAACGACCACCTGTTTGCTATTGCTGGACGAGGTGCTCGTATCGGAGTCCATGCCGTCATTGCTATCCCCGAAATCGGTGTCGCCCTTTAAGAAATATGAGAATATTGGATTATGAATATGATGATGGGGTTGTTTCTTGGTTAATTCCGTTGGTATTTTGAGCATGATGAAAGGGGGTTTTAAAAACAAGAGGTGCTTGATGCAGGCTGGCAGGCAGTTAATAAATCCTCTCCGAActttctttttgttatttttttcacaGTGAACTGTgatcaaaaacaaataaataataatacacgAAACTAAGCCAAGCAATTAGTGATTGATTTTGCCCCTGGCAACTCATTGGCTTTGGGATTAAGTCAGTCAATCTATCAATCAATAAGTAAATCAATCAGTCTATCATTCAATCTATCATACAATCTATCATTCAATCCCTCTACCCTTCAATCAATCAACCTTTCAACTAACCCAAAGAGACCTACATTCAAACACACATCGCAGAAGCAGAAATCATCGCTATCCTCATCGCTGCCATGCATCGGTCCATAATCTTCGTAATCGCTGACATTAAAGGGTCCATATTCCCCATCATCATcttcgttttggtttttagccatttttagGGGATTCCCAGCCTCCATTTGGCCACGAACTCCGGCACTTTGACTCCTTCGCTGACGTTGCAACAAACGATTTCGACGCAAACGATCACGATCTCGGGCACGACCACGACGTCGTCGATTTATGCCTCCATCCAAGCTGTGCCGGCGTTGATTGTGCTGCGactcttggccagcagcatcACTACCATCGGTGGTCTGGTGATGCTCCGAGTCAGGAGGCAATATGGTGGCAGCTGTCACAGCCGCCGCTTcagctgcagcggcagctgccGCCTCAAGTTTCTTTTTGTGCCGTTGATGGCGAGAGCGGAGCTTCTTGAGACGCCACCAATCCTTGAACCAGGTCCATTCCATAATGTGTGTTGCCAACTCAGTTAGTTTTGAGgctgatttttttaaaaggtgtatttttaaaggattttttcagaacttttttaagaatatttcaaattttttaatttttaaatattttctttttaagcattttatatatattctttttatatttttaattgtttatatttataatacttttctttcactaaaaaataaatttaagaaatacctttttatttattttatttaaaatattccacatttatttaagtttttaaataatttttatagaggtaaggtattttctttttgttttttttattttatttttaaattttatatttatattacttttctttcattaaaaaatatatttaagctttttataaacatttaatattatgcagaaataattttaatattttatttaaaatatttcacacatattagatttatttagattttgtaGAGCCTTTTCaagtatttattaaaaattgtttaaggttcttcctttttgtatttttaaatattacattttttgttacactttctttatttaaaaacaaatgttgAACCATTTTTAATCATTCTACAttgcatatatttttgaatttaaaatatttcttcatttttcataaagaaaaacaattgttATACTCGCAAAGtgcaaaaacaaatgaaacttgaattattatttattcagcTTAGTAAGTCTCCCAAAATAAATCTTGATATATTTGTGAAAATAATTGAAGCTGTTTTTGCTGGCAACACACACAGCTAGGAAAACACGTACATTACGTGCCGGTGTCTCGAATTCCCCCAAAAACAGATGATCTAACCGGAGAAGCCGCGAAATACCcgtggaaaatatatatcgatagagcaaacacaaaaaaaccgAGCAACTCCGAGCTCCGAGTAACGACTAACGGAACCCAACTCAATCCAACTGAACTAAACCGAACTGAACTGAGGCGATCGAAATGATATAGTAGAACGCGGGATCTCGCTTGGGATCGAATCGGATCGCCACGGATCGGTGTTCAGGGCGCACGCCAATTGGTCTGCGCCCACTCTCAATGTCAGAGTGGAGAATCTCTGATGAGCTGGAGACAAAAGCACTGGGGGAAGAGTAGGGCAGGGAAGAGAGCCAGAGAAGCTGCTGCCgcacaaagagaaaaaaagataAGGGGCGaagcacttgaagaaaattgtgagagtttctataaattaatataatttttttaaggaaaaatatatgaaaaactttaatttttgtgatatttatacaaaatattatttttaaaattagtaataatatttttgaagattttaaaaattttaattaaattaagagaaTTTTGGgtacaattttaaaaactatttaaaaatattcaaacttTAAAGTctaaaaacttttgttttaaataccGATAAAAATCGATTAATTCGATAAAAAACAATACTAGTTCTTATAAGAGCCTcaaaagaaaaggaagaaCTTAAAgctgaaaaattatttatatttttgtttaatttaaattccaataatggtaattaatttttaatttaattttttgtttgttatcaAAAAGTAAATCGATATaatcaataattattaattgtgcaattttttagaattttctttctttcattttttgatagtttctttctttaaaaatatttatttataaaattattaaatttcttgcctttcttcatttttttcaccGAAATTCTAAAACCTATCTAGACATTTTTCACTGTACATTTGTGAGAGAGGGCGCTCTCTTTGTGTAATTGTTTCGACATACTGAAGGCGTCTTGTTATCTTGGTTGCTTTCATTTGTTGACGACACGACTTAACTACAACTTATATAGCGTACACGTCCGGCTGCCGATCGCACAGCGCAGTGTGTTAATgaaagcaacaaaagcaaaaacaaaagaaaataaacacctaaataaaagtaaaaacaaagaCAGCAACCCGATAAGAAATTCGCCCCCCTTTGCCATTTTCAATGGTTATGATAAGAGGCAATCTGCGATCTGCCAGAAAATCCTACCAAGCGCCCAATTGGCCAGGTAAATAATTGCTCTCTATATATAGATCAACCGTTTCAATAAAGATACTCGAAGTTAACAAGCGCTGTACCAATTAGCACCTGTgcaatctctctctctctatctctcacTCTCTGTGTGTTCATCTTGAAGGTGCAAATCAGACAGGCGAACAACTGAATCACGATTCatagatacaaagatacaaagatacagcTTATAGTCACAGGTGTAATAAACCCTAGAGACAGAAGCTCACCAAAGGGGGGGTTTGAGCTATTAAAACTTTAagcacttaattttaaaataatattatagaaCTTCTgaattaaatgctttaaatctcagatagctttaaaaatctatcttttgttgaaattatttcctttacttacttttttaacctttttcttgaaaagatatttataaaaatcaaattttaaaagtcTACTTAAAcccatttttaatttttaaatattttttaaaaagatttgtaataagcaaaaatattaaatccgAGCTTAACTGCAGCTTACGAAAGACCGTCTTAAACTGAACTGGGCATAATTTCGAAGAGCAACATCATGGCTTGGTTACATAGGTTACCTATATCCTATACCTAACTGTATACCTATATATGTCCAGGGAATTACCAGGCACACCGGCCCAATTTTCACAGGAAAATGtgctgtaaattaaataatcattGGGGCTCCCTTCTAAAAGTACATAGGTGGTACCAAGGTATACCATTGTACCAAAGTCTCTCTAAgttcagaaatatatataaacacataagcttttgataatattaaaaaaaaatatttaaaaatatatatataatataatttaatattaattaatcacacaataatattaactatttattttCGGCTACAGcactttgaaatttatatatatttacacctTTATCACGCAGTTCATTAACTTGTCAAGCTTTCAAAGGCCCCTAAAAGTATATGTCGTAAGATAAATACACTGAAAAATCAGCTCAATAAAATAtgctatattttattttattttatttttttaaatctttgaaAGCTTACCCCAactgcaaaacaaaaaaaaaacaaaagaaatatagGAACCGCGCTGTTCGAAAGTCGGAGAAGAACTGAGGAGTCTGGAGATCTAAAGATATATATCCCAGAGCCCGTATACCCACGAATCAGGCAAACAAAAGACAcgggcaaacaaacaaattgaacAAATAACTGGGTAACTCTCGggtaattaattaatgcaGCCAAAGGAGCCCAAAcgcaaaatttaattaaaatttagcaCGCGCCAATTGAGCAAACAATCGAAACGTAACGGAAACAAtgccacaaaaaataaagaaaataaaagttagAAAATAACGAGCAAAAACGTAAAACAATAAAAGATTCACCGGATGGGAGAACGATGAGGAGCGCGGCTCCAGCAACTCGCTAACATCGGTCTCAGTCTCTGgatatttcgatttcgggtTTCGTGGTCGGTggatatatattcatatatttgttgtttttttgcaatttGCGGGGGCGGTAAAAATAGAAAGGCGGCAACGGTGGCGGCGGGATGGAGAAAGAGGATAACAGATACCAGATATAAGATAtaagttataaaacaaaacagtCGTGGGCAGTGGTTGAGCTGCACACCCACGCACGCACAGGAATAGAATAAAAGGCAGCTCGAACACTGGAAATAACTAGATATACTTTCTAACCAAGAATGgtcattattaaattttttgttaatttttaattaaaaatttttaattgtaatttttaatttgtaaattttaatttgtaaattttaatttgtaattttaaatttgtaattttaaatccGTAATTTGTAAtgtttaatttctaatttttatttttgtattttattttaaaccatAAATGGTTAAGACAAGTCTTAAAAAATCCATCTTTCGATATTTGTACACTACtacattttctctatttattattattttttcgagTGTAAAAAAAAGGACACGCACCGCCCAGATTCGGCGTAGAGTTTACGTGCGTCAGCCAGCGGCGTCCTGACGATGCGCTGCTCTGCAGCTCCGACGCCGACTGCGCTGCCCCGGCTGACTGCACTGCacccgatgatgatgatgctgccgctgctgctacGCCAGCCTCTGCTGCTACCGGCTGGCAGCGACGTCGACTCCAGCCGCGACGCCGcgcactgctgctgctgcttttgttgtggCTCCCGCCTCTGCCACGCCCCCCAGCGGCAACACCACCCACGCCGCCACTGAACTTATCAAAGCTATTGCCCATTTGTTGAACTGCTTTGAGAGCGAAAGAGATGGGTATATAAATTATGCTCAGGCTAAAGGAGGCCGCGCCAGTGAGAGAGAGtcagagagagaaaaggagagagagagagagagcaaaagCTTTTGGCATTGACATTGACCAGTCAGCTGTTGGGTGGCAAATAGAACAAGAAGAAGTACAAGAGGAGGAGAAAGAAGCTGCACTGCCGCTGCAGAAAGTCCCGCAAAAAGTCAGGGTCACATGCACAAGTCCACAGCTGAGGTCGCAATAATAGCACCAAGAATTATGGCCTATATAATactaaacaaattatatatacaatatttaattgactaaaaattttaggaattattgaaataatttaatttaatttctggtGCTAAAACCGCGACCTTGCCTGTCCACCCGCACACATCGATCGCCAATGGGGTAAAATCGGTCATCGATAAACGTTAACAGCGGTTATATTGGTTAGTTATCGGTTAGATTACAAGTgtaaaaatcataattaaaaaaagcgcATAGCATACGTTGCCATCTTGACCCAAATAGAAGCCGacgcgctgctgctgctgtcccgCTGCCGAAGTCGCCGCTGACGTTGACTGCGACTGAGAGTGATGAAAgctgtgttgttgctgctgatgttgctgctgcgatGCTGCAGCGCTGCCCTGAGCGGCCGACTGACGCAGATCCTGATATCCCGATTCTAATTCGGTGTAAGACATATccctgtatttttttttagtgtgtGGGTTAATGTCGAACAaacaaggagaaaaaaaaaaccaaaacaaataacTTGCGagtatttgttatttttgttttcgcctTTTTACATGGccgacacacgcacacactcaaGGCCTCACCGCGTGTTGGCAGCactatgtatatgtatgcgtgcgtgtgtgtttttgtatatatatattttttttaataacaatttttgCGCCTCTCTTGTTTTTCACTTTCTCTTCACCGTTTGTCCTTCGATTTAGCTTCTTCTTGCCGTTTGTCTTGTTCTTGAACGAAAAGTTACGAAAGATTCTCTGCTGTTGCgtttgcttttattatttgcattaatttttgttattatatgTAACTTCacagtgtatatatataaatatgcgtgtgtgtgtaccGGCGGCGGGCAAAGCGTTGCGAGGCAGGAATTAGAACGCGATGCGGGGAAAGTGAGTTATacaagtattttttatttatggttaTTAACTAAGTAGCGCTcgcttttctctctctcgttttttgcatattaaatgttgtttctctttttcgattttgttgtttttcgttatttttttctgttagctCTCTCAACACGCACACCGTCTGTTCCGTTCCGTTTTGGCGAATGTGCCACAGCTTTTTCTACCGCAAACGAAGGAGCTTTTAGCTGCTCTGAAAGTTTTTTGGTggcaaaaaaaagagtaaacagctgattttgactttttgttgttgttatatattttttttaaatttttgatgtGGCCAAACTGTAAcgaaaatttgaaattaaaacgaattaaaaatgaaatttaaataattaaaggaaaaagaataataaggattataaattaattaaaatttaattatatctttattttataatttcctaCAGCTTAgtacttaattattaaaatattaataattttatgtaGTCCCGGAAAACACATTaacgaaatacaaaaattaaaagcaatcgtaaataataaaaaaaattatattaattttgcatttagATTGTTTTATCATTTGCAACCATTTagtttttcataaaaaaaatacaaaaatataaaattaaaaaaataataaaaaaaaaagaatgctgactcaattttgcattagatttttttttataattttcaaccATTTAGTTTtcaatacaaaacaaaaaattgttcatggattcctaaaaatatatatatatactataaatattaaaaaaatctgtacAGTTTCAccatttcaaaaaatatatatacccctttattattttttaacaaaatatcatagagttttataaatttatttatttccttttcaaaatagttaaaaatacttttcattTTGTAATACCAAAGCTTAGATTCTTCCTAGTTTCTTTGTCCTATAAGACTTGATCTTTAAAAGCAAgctataaatttatacaacTGGACAGAGAACTATCCCTATAAGGCCAAGAGTCTCTCCTTAAATGTAATCTTTTTTTTCTATGACTCTACACCTCATTAAAGCCGAACATACTTAGTAATCTCGATCAGCGACGTTTGGGGCTCAATGCGATAAGCTTCTTTCGCTTGCGATCCCTGGAGATGATCTCCATGCGCTCCCTGGTGCTCGTCTGGAAAAATATCAGATGCAGAGTGCGGCTGGCCGAGcagagctgaaaaaaaaaatatatatcaaatgcATATACATTTCTTATGATTTACTCACCTGCTGCAGCAATCGCGCCTTGAGGCGCAGATTACCCGGCTCCTCCGCCTCCAGATCCTTGCCACGAGTCTCCAGGTGCAAATTCAACACAAAGATCAATGTATCCCGGATGGTCTGCACAATCCGCTGGACTTGTTCCGTTTTAAAGAGGCGACGCAGCAGATAGCCCCTTACAGCGGCATTAATCCGCGTGGCTGCCCACTCGCGTTGCTCCTGGACGAGATCCAGCTCGAGATTATCTCTTTGTTCCTGCGGAATTTCCGGTTTCTGAACGAAGAATTTGGAATGTGAAAATTAATTCGAAAATTGTTGTTTGTACAGCCGGTATtgagttttttgttgtttttagtagtttttttgttagtaGTTAAAAATTGGTCCCAGATTTTAAGGCACATCGGTTAGGGCTTCTTGCGCTGCTTGGGTTTAGGAGGAAGTGGAAACAATCGATAGAGTAGAGAATATACAAAGATACATTGGGTTTTATCAAAAACATAAGAGattaatttagat
It encodes:
- the l(1)G0196 gene encoding inositol hexakisphosphate and diphosphoinositol-pentakisphosphate kinase isoform X9, giving the protein MGLSRLLKFDFYKYLFKKKVKKGDTDFGDSNDGMDSDTSTSSSNSKQVVVGICAMAKKTQSKPMKEILTRLGEFEFIKLVTFEENVILREPVQNWPTCDCLVSFHSKGFPLEKAIEYAQLRNPFVLNNLHMQYDIQDRRRVYAILEKEGIEIPRYAVLDRDSPDPKHHELIESEDHVEVNGITFNKPFVEKPVSAEDHNIYIYYPTSAGGGSQRLFRKIGSRSSVYSPESRVRKTGSFIYEDFMPTDVYFSGTDVKVYTVGPDYAHAEARKSPALDGKVERDSEGKEIRYPVILNHSEKLISRKVCLAFKQTVCGFDLLRANGKSYVCDVNGFSFVKNSNKYYDDCAKILGNMILRELTPTLHIPWSVPFQLDDPPIVPTTFGKMMELRCVVAVIRHGDRTPKQKMKVEVRHPKFFEIFAKYNGYKLGHVKLKRPKQLQEILDIARFLLSEIHTKAHAEIEEKESKLEQLKNVLEMYGHFSGINRKVQMKYQPKGRPRGSSSDDTNLAADQPAEPSLVLILKWGGELTPAGRIQAEELGRIFRCMYPGGQGRADYSGTQGLGLLRLHSTFRHDLKIYASDEGRVQMTAAAFAKGLLALEGELTPILVQMVKSANTNGLLDNDCDSSKYQNLAKGRLHELMQNDREFTKVDRELINPCNSKSITQALDFVKNPVDCCHHVLLLIRELLHIISIKKDDPKTKDAILYHGETWDLMRCRWEKIEKDFSTKSKLFDISKIPDIYDCIKYDLQHNQHTLQYDQAEELYIYAKNLADIVIPQEYGLTPQEKLAIGQGICSPLLRKIKGDLQHNIDEVEDEFMNRLNPHYSHGVASPQRHVRTRLYFTSESHVHSLLTVLRYGELLNVVTDEQWRRAMDYISMVSELNYMSQIVIMLYEDPTKDPTSEERFHVELHFSPGVNCCVQKNLPPGPGFRPHSHGDNASIVSLKSSEESNPARIEEENDSNSGEEQNGKKRSTGSSDRASPAFGFNRLELRSKQFKSKPIPIGAHHTVSGHEAMDLAKRLNEELASQQQQQQQQQHQQQQQQQGGQQQQQQLRPISPDIRAVSPDCEPRSRSFEQRPSPGVCAKMPDSQVTVSVSASVSSANSSTSSRRQRHSIAGQMSYMKMLGFGGFSKKMATSANSLFSTAVISGSSSAPNLRDMIPVSSSGFGDVPPIRPLETLHNALSLRKLDGFLQDMILAQIFKTPTGSPPRGFESTAVVAAANMPEVSSMSMTTVAKDAFGQGGSESGSRIEPVEVTEEKFKLWQTQPPECLLLAAQEPDEYLQDVEMKSLQPSLDITMEIMEEAAPVSFEPMNQDSLEAGEEGAVGGIFLSVCEEQGSGSTCLTPVSFGMDLDLSMVANKGSMTLSMDGFEDDEDATLSAATTPSLPADSCEPRLETCYCCPSHADGPPEVDTDDPRYGFALPVRVTQASPEHGRPSPGARRAHDPVSPRIQKQISLFEGGGGGGSGGGGVGGVAQEKSDSTGGGGAAILHASINLPAAGAQHLRQDARLRKFENLTQSTSNSNFPFESNTLKRVPMQATGGDYANVSHTQSCINLKSGSSGVLAGGSPQHQQRGGGGEAGSAGAGAGAGPAERDRGRTQPAPVPALYGRMANACCSSASASASASPSPSPSPSPGALIVKERFIEPPKRGIVRGYHAKTQSMDADFLFNEFLLLPAMAPAKLSFDSSDIDKASDDEASCSASSASKKRHS